Genomic window (Streptomyces sp. TG1A-60):
CGGCGGTCACCCGTAACGCCTACGGCTCGGGCACGGCCTGGTACGTGGCCACGCGCCCCGACCCGACGACCCTCGCGTCCCTCCTGGACCGCATCCGTGAGGAGGCGGGCGTGGAGTCGGTCCGCACGACCCCCGAGGGGGTGGAGGCGGTACTGCGCCGGGGCCCGGACGCGGACTACCTCTTCCTGATCAACCATGGGGAGGTGGACGCCGAGGCCGAGGTCTCGGCCGACGCCACCGAGCTGCTGAGCGGCAAGGGGATTGAGGGCGGCTCGGTGAAAGTCGCATCGGGTGACGTGGCGGTCGTTCGGGAACCGCGCTGACCACCTACTGACGATCACGGCGCGCAGGGCCGTGGCTCCGTTGGGGAGCCCGGCCTTGCGCTGTTTTCAGCACGGGGGACCGAATGCAGCGAAGGGCTACCCTCGATTTTGCCCCGATGCGGTGGGTCTTTGACTCGCGCCTGGTCGCTCTGCTCCATTTCGACGATGACTGTAACTCCCGCTCTCTACGGTCGTGTCCGGAGTCACACGAGCCGGGGAGACACGATGGCAGCCACGCGCCACAAGACCAGTTGCCCCGTCGTCACCGTGGCACCGCCCACGCCCGGGGCGCGATGCTCCCCTCGTGCACCGCGCCCCGGCCCCCCGCTTCCCCCCGGAGGGCTCCCCCAGCCCCCGGCTCTCTGCCCCTACGCCGTGGTCGTCACCAGCGGCGGCAGGGCCCCCGTCCTGGCCGCCTGGCTGTACCAGTACGCGCTCGACTTCGGCGTGCGGGTCAGGGTGGCGTAGTCGACGTACACCGCGCCGAACCGCTTCCCGTAGCCGTAGGCCCACTCGAAGTTGTCCATCAGGGACCACAGGTAGTAGCCGCGTACGTCCGCGCCCTCGGCGATCGCGCGGCGGACGGCGCGCAGGTGGCCGTGGAGGTAGGCGATGCGCTCGGGGTCGTGGACCCGGCCGTCCGCGTCCATCTTGTCGTCGTACGCCGCACCGTTCTCGGTCACGTACAGCGGCAGGCCCGGAGCCTCCCGCGCGTACCGCATGATCAGCTCGTGCAGCCCCGTCGGGTCGATGGTCCAGCCCATCTCCGTACGCTCGCCCGGCGTCTGGTGGAAGAGGACGTCGTCCGCGGCCGGCCACGGCGAGTGGTCGCTCGCGCCGTGACCGTCCGCGCGAGGTCCGCCCGCGTCCGCGTCCGCCGCCCCCACCAGCGCCGGCGTGTAGTAGTTCAACCCCAGCGCGTCCAACGGCTGGTTGGCCGCCGCCACGTCACCGTCCTGCACGAACGACCAGTCCGTCAGCGACGACGTGGCGGAGAGCAGGGTCTCCGGGTACACGCCGTGCAGCATCGGGCCGTGGAAGACGCCGTTGGCGAGGTCGTCGATCCTCCGCGCCGCCGCCTGGTCCTCCGGTGAGCTCGTGATCGGCCGTACCACCGAGGAGTTGAGGCTCACCGCGATCGAGTTGCGGGCCGGCATCGCCGAGCGCAGGGCCGAGACGCCCAGCCCGTGCGCCAGGTTCAGGTGGTGGGCCGCGCGCAGCGCCGCCACCGGGTCCGTACGGCCCGGCGCGTGCACCCCGGAGCCGTAGCCCAGGAACGCGGTGCACCACGGCTCGTTCAGAGTGATCCACTGCTCGACGCGGTCGCCCAGCGCCTCGCCCACGATCCGCGCGTACTCGGCGAAGCGGTACGCGGTCTCACGCTCGGGCCAGCCGCCCGCGTCCTCCAGCTCCTGCGGCAGGTCCCAGTGGTAGAGGGTGACGGCCGGCTTGATGCCCTTGTCCAGCAGCTCGTCGACCAGCCGGCGGTAGAAGTCCAGGCCACGCTGGATCGCGGGTCCCCGGCCCGTCGGCTGCACCCGCGACCAGGAGATGGAGAAGCGGTACGAGGTGAGGCCCAGCTCCGCCATCAGCGCCACGTCGTCGCGGTAGCGGTGGTAGTGGTCGACAGCGATGTCACCGGTCTCACCACCGGCGGTCTTGCCCGGGGTATGACTGAAGGTGTCCCAGATGGAGGGCGTCCGGCCGCCCTCCCGCACCGCGCCCTCGATCTGGTACGCGGAGGTAGCCGCGCCCCAGAGGAAGGCGGGAGGAAAGGTCACCGGCGTTGTGGGCTCAGGCATGGAAGCGCTCCCATAGGTGGTCGTCGCAGACCGACGGAGGTGGGTGGGGGAAAGAAGAGCGGGGAGGAAGGGGCCGAGGCTGCGCTGACCCGGCCCCCGGGGAACAAGCGGACGAGGGAGGGCCTCAGCCCTTCACCGCGCCCTGCATGATGCCCCCCACGATCTGCTTGCCGAAGATCGCGAAGACCAGGAGGAGGGGGAGCGTGCTGAGCAGCGCGCCCGCCATGATCAGGGCCTGGTCGGGGGTGTAGCCACGGCCCAGGCCGGCGACCGCGACCTGCACGGTCGGGTTGCCCAGCTGGGTCAGGACGAGGAACGGCCACAGGAAGTCGTTCCAGGTCTGGACGAACATCAGCATGCCGAGGACGGCCATCGCGGGCCGCGCGGTGGGGAACACCACGTGCCAGATCACCCGCCAGCTGCTCGCGCCGTCGACGCGGGCCGCCTCGATGATCTCGTCGGGCAGGGCCTGGAGCAGGTACTGCCGCATGAAGAACACACCGAACGCGTTGACCAGCGAGGGCAGGATCACCGCCTGGAGCTGGTCGGTCCAGTCGAGCTTGGCGACCATCATGTACAGCGGGATCACCTGGAGCTGTGGCGGCACCATCATCGTGCCGATCACGATCAGCATCATGGCGCCCCGGCCCCTGAAGCGCAGCTTGGCGAAGGCGAACCCGGCGATCGTCGACAGGAAGACGATGGTCAGCGACGAAACGCCCGCCACGATCGTCGTGTTGAGGAACGCCTCGCCCAGGTTGGCGTCGGTCCAGGCCACTTCGAGCTTGTCGAGGAGGTTCGCGCCGAACCAGAACGGCGGCGGGGTCTCCGCCAGCCGCGCGTTGTCGCGCGAGGCGGCCACCGCCGTCCAGAACAGCGGGAACAGCGAAACCAGGGTGAACACGATGAGGATGACGTACGCGACGGGCCCGGCGTGGTGCTGCCCGCCCGCGCGCGCCGCCTTCAGCCCGCGCCCGCGCCGCCCGTTCTTCGGCGGCTCCGGGGCCGCGTCGGCCGGGGGTTTGGTGAATGTCGTCGTCACGGCCGGTCTCCTAACTACTGGCGCGCAGCCGGCGCGAGATGACGTAGTTGATGATTCCGACCACGATGAGGATCAGGAACATCGTCCAGGCGATCGCTGAGGCGCGGCCCAGATGCTGGTTCACCCAGCCCTGCTCGTACAGGTACAGGCCGAGCGTCTGGAACTGGTGCTCGGGCCCGCCGGACGCACCCTTGTTGGCGTCGAACAGCAGCGGCTCGGCGAAGAGCTGCGAGGCGCCGATCGTCGACACGACGACGGTGAACAGGATCGTCGGGCGCAGCGACGGCAGCGTCACGTGCAGGAACTGCTTCCAGCGGCTGGCGCCGTCGAGGGCCGCCGACTCGTACAGGTCCTGCGGGATCGCCTGCATCGCGGCGAGGTAGATCAGCGCGTTGTAGCCGGTCCAGCGCCAGATGACGATGGTCGACACGGCGATCTTCGAGAACCACGTGTCGTTCTGCCAGTCGACGGCGTCGAAGCCGACCAGCCCCAGGAACCAGTTGATCATGCCGTAGTCGCGGCCGAAGAGCAGCACGAAGACCAGGGTGGCGGCGGCGATCGACGTGGCGTACGGGGCGAGCATCACGACCCGGTAGAAGGTCGAGGCGCGCAGCTTGTAGTTGAGGATGTGCGCGATCCCCAGCGCCATCAGCAACTGCGGGACGGTCGAGATGATCCCGATGATCAGGGTGTTCTTCGCCGCGTTCCAGTAGAACTCGTCGTCGAAGATCCGCGTGTAGTTGTGCAGCCCCGCCCAGCTCATGTCGGTGGGGGCGGTCAGCTCCACCGAGTGCAGCGAGGCCCAGCCGGTGTAGAGCAGCGGGAACAGGCCGAACGCGACGAACAGCAGGAAGAAGGGGGAGACGAAGGCGTACGGGCTCCAGCGCACGTCCCGCTGCCATCGGCGGGACAGCCGGGCCCGGTGGCGCTTGTCGGCCTCCGACTCCGCGGGCGGGCGGGCCGGGGCCGCGCCCCCCTTGGTGGGGGGCGCGGCGGTGTCGTGCCGTGTGGCCATACCGGTCACTTGTCCAGGGCGTTGTCGATGGTCTTGACGGCGTTCTTCCATGCCTCCGAGGCCGACTTGCCCTGGGTCACGAGGATCACGCCGTTGTCGGTCAGGCCCTGCTGGATGATCTGGTCCTTCGGGCCGATCGTCTGGACCGGGATGTTCGCGGCGGCCTCCGCGAAGATCGTGCCGATCGGCGCGTCACCGGTCATGTCGTTCTTCGCGTCCTTCACCGCGGTCGAGTCGTACGCGGCCGGGGTGCTCGGGAAGCTGCCCTGCACGGCGAAGAGCTTGGCCTGCTGCTCGGGTGCGGTCAGCCAGGCGGCCAGCTTCGCCGCCTCCTCCGCGTTCTTGCCGGACTTCGGCACGGTCAGGAAGGAGCCGCCCCAGTTGCCGGACTTCGGCGCCTGGGCGATGTCCCACTTGCCGGCCGCTTCGGGCTTCGACTTGCCCTTGATGTACCCGAGCATCCACGGCGGGCAGGACATCGCGGCGAACTTGCTGTTGGCGATCGTCGTGTCCCAGGCCGGCTGGAACTGCGTCTGGTTGCCGATCAGCCCGTCCTCGGCGGCCTGTGCCGTGAGGTCGAAGGCGTCCTTGACGGCCGGGTTCGTCTTGTAGATGACCTCGCCGGAGGCGTCGTAGAACCGGTCCTTCTCACCGCTGAGGATCGCCTGCAGCAGACCGCCGGGTGAGTCCAGGAAGGTGGTGCCGTCGGGCGCCTTGTCCTGGTACTGCTTGCCGACGTCGACGAACTTGTCCCAGCTGCCGGCCCACAGCTTGCCGACTTCCTCGCGGTCGGTGGGCAGACCGGCGTCCTCGAAGAGGTCCTTGCGGTAGCAGATGGCCATCGGGCCTATGTCGGTGCCGAGACCGACCGTCTGGCCGTTCGCCGTGGTGGCCTGCTTCCACTTCCAGTCCAGGTAGTCGCCCTCCTTGCCGTACTTCGACAGGTCGAGCAGCTTGTCCGACTGGGTCGCGACGATCTCGGCGATGTTGCCGACCTCGACGCCCTGGATGTCCTGGAGGCCGCTGCCGGTGGTCAGGTGGTTGAGGAGAGCGGGGTAGTAGTTCTCGTTCCGCTCCACGACGGTGTGCTGGACGTCGATGTCCGGGTTCAGCTTCTCGTACTCTTCGTAGAGCCCGGCCTCCTCGAAGCCGAAGGTGCCGAAGAGCCCGAGGGTGATCTTGGTCTTGCCGCCGCCGTCACCGCTCGACGACGTGTCGTCCTCGTCCTTGCCGTCGTCGGCACAGCCGGCCAGCAGCCCGGCGCCCAGCGCGGCGACGGCCGCGATGACCACCGTCTTGCGCGTCCTGCGGGCGATACGGGTGCCCCCGCCCGACCGCGGTCGGGAGTGGGGGAGGGTACGTGCTCGCATTGCGTCCTCCTGATGCCCTGACGTGCCGACCCCCCGGCCAACTGCGTTGTTGGGCCCGTCTTTTCAAGCTTCGGCTCGGGCGGGGAACGTGCGGGATGTGTAAGTGCCAGGTACTGTGGGAGCGCTCCCACAAGTGATGTGTTGAAGAGTCGTCGCTTCGTGCGGGGGTGTCAAGGGAACGAGCGCGGAGAGATGTCTTCGGTTATCGGGCTGTTAACTAACCCGGGGCCGCGGCCCGAGTATGTCCGAAAGTGGTCGGGCACGGCGCGGGTGGGGTGCCGATGGGGCTTCGGCGGCCGACGGGATCGGGCGGTGGGGCCGGGGGGCCGGGCGGGTGCCGGATCCGGATGACCACTTCCCGGGCGTCGTACGAGGATCAGGACTGTTAGATTCCACGCCAGCGCGGTGTGAACGGGAGGCGACCATGGTGGCAGGCCACGGGGCACGGGGCCGGAGCGGTGGGCGGCCGACGCTGGAAGAGGTCGCCGCACGGGCCGGCGTCGGCCGCGGCACGGTGTCCCGGGTGATCAACGGCTCGCCCCGGGTCAGCGACGCGACCCGGGCGGCGGTCGAGGCGGCCGTCGCGGAACTCGGTTATGTCCCGAACACGGCGGCCCGCGCCCTCGCGGCGAACCGCACCGATGCGATCGCGATGGTCGTCCCCGAGCCGGAGACACGTTTCTTCGCCGAGCCGTACTTCTCCGACATCCTCAAGGGTGTGGGCGCCCAGCTGTCCGACACGGAGATGCAGCTCCTGCTCATCTTCGCGGGCGGCGACCGGGAGCGCCGGCGGCTGGCCCAGTACCTGGCGGCGCACCGGGTGGACGGCGTTCTGCTGGTGTCGGTCCACGCGGACGACCCCCTGCCCGATTTGCTGTCACAACTGGAGATCCCGGCCGTGATCAGCGGCCCCCGCTCGGCACACGAGACGCTCCCGTCCGTCGACTCGGACAACTACGGCGGTGGCCGCTCGGCGGTGCAACACCTCATCGAGCGGGGCCGCACCCGCGTAGCCACGATCACCGGCCGCCTGGACGTCTACGGCGCCCAGCGCCGTATCGAGGGCTACCGCGAGGCACTGGAGGACGCCGGCCGCGAGGTCGACGAGCGCCTGATCGTCCCCGGTGACTTCACGGAGGAGGGCGGCCGGCGGGCCATGGCGGAGCTGCTGTCCCGCTGCCCCGATCTCGACGCGGTCTTCGCCGAGTCCGACGTCATGGCCGCCGGCGCCCGCCAGGTCCTGCGCGAGGCGGGCCGCCGCATACCCGACGACGTGGCGCTGGTCGGCTACGACGACTCGGCGATCGCCCGCCACATGGATCCCCCGATGACGAGCGTCCGCCAGCCCATCGAGGAGATGGGCCGCGCCATGATCGACCTCCTCCTCGACGAGATCGCCGACCGCCGTCCGGCGGTGTCACGAGGGCTGGAGCGGCGCCAGGTGGTGCTGCCCACGGAGCTGGTGGAGCGGGACTCTTCCTGAGTTCGGGCGGGGCTGGGCCTGCGGGACGCCGATCGGCCGGCGTCCCGCAGGCGGGCGGCCCGGCAAGCGTGTCGGTGCCGTGCGCGGGTGGACGGATCGGTACCCCGACCGCTGCCGACGGTTTCCGGCATGGGGTGTTTCCCGGTGGGTGCGTGCGGTGGATGGCTGCTCGGCTCGTTCGCCGAGGCCGTGCGTCCCGTCCTTCACGACGGTCGTCGCCGGGGCCGACCACCGGAAGGGGGTGGTCTCCACCTCACCAGGGGGCAGGCGTAGGGCGACGCCACCGTGTGCCCCTCTGTGACCTCCGGCACAACACCGGAAGCAACCCCTCCAACGGCGATCGGCCCCGGTCCGCTGTCGCGGGCCGGGGCCGATGCATCAGGGTGAGTGACGGGACTCGAACCCGCGGCATCCTGGACCACAACCAGGTGCTCTACCAGCTGAGCTACACCCACCATGACCGGCGGTTCACCCGAAGGTCTCCCTGACCGGCCGAGAAAAAGTGTACAGGGTCCGAAGGGGTGCCCGCGCACGCCTTTCGGTGAGGGCGTTCGGCGCCCGGAGGCGGGGCTACCGCCCGGGCAGGACGTGCTTCGCGGCGATCGTGCGGGCCGTGTCCGAGTCGGGACCGGGGTGCGGGACGAAGATCGCCTCGCGGTAGTAGCGGAGCTCGGCGATGGATTCGCGGATGTCCGCCAGGGCCCGGTGGTTGCCGTTCTT
Coding sequences:
- a CDS encoding extracellular solute-binding protein, which produces MRARTLPHSRPRSGGGTRIARRTRKTVVIAAVAALGAGLLAGCADDGKDEDDTSSSGDGGGKTKITLGLFGTFGFEEAGLYEEYEKLNPDIDVQHTVVERNENYYPALLNHLTTGSGLQDIQGVEVGNIAEIVATQSDKLLDLSKYGKEGDYLDWKWKQATTANGQTVGLGTDIGPMAICYRKDLFEDAGLPTDREEVGKLWAGSWDKFVDVGKQYQDKAPDGTTFLDSPGGLLQAILSGEKDRFYDASGEVIYKTNPAVKDAFDLTAQAAEDGLIGNQTQFQPAWDTTIANSKFAAMSCPPWMLGYIKGKSKPEAAGKWDIAQAPKSGNWGGSFLTVPKSGKNAEEAAKLAAWLTAPEQQAKLFAVQGSFPSTPAAYDSTAVKDAKNDMTGDAPIGTIFAEAAANIPVQTIGPKDQIIQQGLTDNGVILVTQGKSASEAWKNAVKTIDNALDK
- a CDS encoding LacI family DNA-binding transcriptional regulator, with protein sequence MAGHGARGRSGGRPTLEEVAARAGVGRGTVSRVINGSPRVSDATRAAVEAAVAELGYVPNTAARALAANRTDAIAMVVPEPETRFFAEPYFSDILKGVGAQLSDTEMQLLLIFAGGDRERRRLAQYLAAHRVDGVLLVSVHADDPLPDLLSQLEIPAVISGPRSAHETLPSVDSDNYGGGRSAVQHLIERGRTRVATITGRLDVYGAQRRIEGYREALEDAGREVDERLIVPGDFTEEGGRRAMAELLSRCPDLDAVFAESDVMAAGARQVLREAGRRIPDDVALVGYDDSAIARHMDPPMTSVRQPIEEMGRAMIDLLLDEIADRRPAVSRGLERRQVVLPTELVERDSS
- a CDS encoding GH1 family beta-glucosidase: MPEPTTPVTFPPAFLWGAATSAYQIEGAVREGGRTPSIWDTFSHTPGKTAGGETGDIAVDHYHRYRDDVALMAELGLTSYRFSISWSRVQPTGRGPAIQRGLDFYRRLVDELLDKGIKPAVTLYHWDLPQELEDAGGWPERETAYRFAEYARIVGEALGDRVEQWITLNEPWCTAFLGYGSGVHAPGRTDPVAALRAAHHLNLAHGLGVSALRSAMPARNSIAVSLNSSVVRPITSSPEDQAAARRIDDLANGVFHGPMLHGVYPETLLSATSSLTDWSFVQDGDVAAANQPLDALGLNYYTPALVGAADADAGGPRADGHGASDHSPWPAADDVLFHQTPGERTEMGWTIDPTGLHELIMRYAREAPGLPLYVTENGAAYDDKMDADGRVHDPERIAYLHGHLRAVRRAIAEGADVRGYYLWSLMDNFEWAYGYGKRFGAVYVDYATLTRTPKSSAYWYSQAARTGALPPLVTTTA
- a CDS encoding carbohydrate ABC transporter permease; translation: MTTTFTKPPADAAPEPPKNGRRGRGLKAARAGGQHHAGPVAYVILIVFTLVSLFPLFWTAVAASRDNARLAETPPPFWFGANLLDKLEVAWTDANLGEAFLNTTIVAGVSSLTIVFLSTIAGFAFAKLRFRGRGAMMLIVIGTMMVPPQLQVIPLYMMVAKLDWTDQLQAVILPSLVNAFGVFFMRQYLLQALPDEIIEAARVDGASSWRVIWHVVFPTARPAMAVLGMLMFVQTWNDFLWPFLVLTQLGNPTVQVAVAGLGRGYTPDQALIMAGALLSTLPLLLVFAIFGKQIVGGIMQGAVKG
- a CDS encoding sugar ABC transporter permease, whose amino-acid sequence is MATRHDTAAPPTKGGAAPARPPAESEADKRHRARLSRRWQRDVRWSPYAFVSPFFLLFVAFGLFPLLYTGWASLHSVELTAPTDMSWAGLHNYTRIFDDEFYWNAAKNTLIIGIISTVPQLLMALGIAHILNYKLRASTFYRVVMLAPYATSIAAATLVFVLLFGRDYGMINWFLGLVGFDAVDWQNDTWFSKIAVSTIVIWRWTGYNALIYLAAMQAIPQDLYESAALDGASRWKQFLHVTLPSLRPTILFTVVVSTIGASQLFAEPLLFDANKGASGGPEHQFQTLGLYLYEQGWVNQHLGRASAIAWTMFLILIVVGIINYVISRRLRASS